From the genome of Phytohabitans rumicis, one region includes:
- a CDS encoding amino acid adenylation domain-containing protein: protein MSYADLDARASALAARLRAQGAGPGQIVAVSIPRSVDLIIALLAVLKTGAAYLPVDPSYPRARRAYMLADSGALGPILDLSGSIPGQLGMTTPRSTAAASDAAYLLYTSGSTGEPKGVLVTHAAIGNQLAWAREHFRLGADDRVLHQLSTSFDPSILEIFWPLGAGATVVLAGAEGHRDPREVARLVREHGVTTVLTVSSMLGPLAEADPGAFAGVRRVLAGGDALSAESAERWRAATGVPLHNVYGPTEAAVQVTSWAYEGGGTVPIGRPVWNTRLYVLDPFLQPATTGELYIAGAQLARGYHGRPGLTASRFVADPFAPGRMYRTGDLVRRRADGALEYLGRADHQVKIRGNRVELGEVEARLRREPGIAEAVATAAGRLVAYVVPAPDSIVDPSALRAALAASLPAPMVPDAFVVLDALPLTPSGKLDRAALPAPEVERAPARAPRDAREQLLCDIVGGVLGLAGVGVDDDFFALGGDSILSIAVSSRARAAGLEVSPRDVFAHRTPAALAAAATVGTAAPAAADAPLVTLTPEETDRVRRASPVPVADVWPLSPLQEGLYFHASYDAGAIDVYTAQAAFEFTRGVDAERLRAACAALLAGNPSVRAGFTSDGLRAPVQFIGAAVDVPLSEVDLSGLPDAERDARLGELLAADRTRRFDLAHPPLFRLLLVRLGGGRDRLVLTHHVLLWDGWSASVFLEQLLSGYGGDTPAPGGSYRDYLAWLATRDADESARAWRDALAGLTEPTLVGPTADRGLRPTLPERRRVELPDGVSERLRAVAREHGVTLNTVLNAAWALVLSNLVGRDDVVFGVTVAGRTAPIPDIERAIGLFLNTVPVRVALDPRESVGDLLRRIQAERTALMPYEHVGLGAIQRETGHTQLFDTLFALQNVGGEDQLTALRERHGVEQVDSVDATHFPLALVVTPAERLRVMLAYRPDVVEPARAAAVLDRFAAVLERLGAAGGDLDAPVGRLDVLPHGEPARLAAEWDATRHPVPDDTVADLLAAQAARTPDDVALVFAAESSGTPEPEAVTYADLDARINRLARLLIARGAGPERVVALALPRSTDMVVALFAVLRTGAAYLPLELDHPAERLALMLDDAAPVCVLSTVAVAATLPGECVALDEPAVAAELAGLDGSPVGRRFDQRHPAYVIYTSGSTGRPKGVVTPYRGLTNMQLNHREAIFAPAIAAAGGRRLRIAHTVSFAFDMSWEELLWLVEGHEVHVCDEELRRDAEALVAYCERHRIDVVNVTPTYAQHLIEEGLLDGAHRPPLVLLGGEAVSDAVWNRLRDTDGTFGYNLYGPTEYTINTLGGGTHESATPTVGRPIWNTRAYILDTWLRPVPDGTPGELYISGAGLARGYLNAPGLSAARFVADPSLPGGRMYRTGDLVRRRPDGNLDFLGRTDDQVKIRGYRIELGEIESVLGAHPRVAQAAVVARDGRLSGYVVPATPTDGDRAEAERAQVGEWQQIYDAEYAEIGTAVSKEDFSGWDSSYDGQPIPLDEMREWRDTTVARIRELHPGGCWRSAWAAACCCPAWRRTATRTGAPTWPRR from the coding sequence GTGTCCTATGCGGACCTCGACGCCCGCGCGTCCGCGCTGGCCGCCCGCCTGCGCGCCCAGGGCGCCGGCCCGGGCCAGATCGTAGCCGTCTCCATCCCCCGCTCCGTAGACCTCATCATCGCCCTCCTAGCCGTCCTAAAAACCGGCGCCGCCTACCTCCCCGTAGACCCCTCCTACCCCCGCGCTCGCCGCGCTTACATGCTCGCGGACTCGGGTGCCCTGGGGCCGATCTTGGACTTGTCAGGTTCCATACCCGGACAACTGGGCATGACAACTCCAAGATCGACGGCTGCGGCCAGCGACGCGGCGTATCTGCTGTACACGTCGGGGTCTACGGGGGAGCCGAAGGGGGTGCTTGTTACGCACGCCGCGATCGGTAACCAGTTGGCGTGGGCTCGGGAACACTTCCGGCTCGGGGCGGACGATCGGGTCCTGCATCAGTTGTCTACCAGCTTCGACCCGTCGATCCTGGAGATCTTCTGGCCGTTGGGGGCGGGCGCCACCGTGGTGCTCGCCGGGGCGGAGGGGCATCGGGATCCGCGCGAGGTCGCCCGGCTCGTCCGGGAGCACGGGGTCACCACGGTGTTGACGGTGTCCTCGATGCTGGGGCCGCTCGCCGAGGCCGATCCGGGCGCGTTCGCCGGCGTCCGGCGGGTGCTCGCCGGCGGCGACGCGCTCAGCGCCGAGTCGGCCGAGCGGTGGCGCGCCGCGACCGGCGTACCGCTGCACAACGTCTACGGCCCCACCGAGGCGGCCGTCCAGGTGACCTCCTGGGCGTACGAGGGCGGCGGCACGGTCCCCATCGGACGTCCGGTGTGGAACACCCGGCTCTACGTCCTCGACCCGTTCCTGCAGCCGGCGACGACCGGCGAGCTGTACATCGCCGGCGCCCAGCTGGCCCGCGGCTACCACGGCCGGCCGGGCCTGACCGCGTCGCGGTTCGTCGCCGATCCGTTCGCGCCGGGGCGCATGTACCGCACCGGTGACCTCGTGCGCCGCCGCGCCGATGGGGCGCTGGAGTACCTCGGCCGGGCCGACCACCAGGTGAAGATCCGCGGCAACCGGGTCGAGCTGGGCGAGGTCGAGGCCCGGCTGCGCCGGGAGCCGGGGATCGCCGAGGCGGTGGCCACCGCGGCCGGCCGGCTCGTCGCGTACGTCGTACCCGCACCGGACTCCATAGTGGACCCCTCCGCGCTGCGCGCCGCCCTGGCCGCGTCGCTGCCGGCGCCGATGGTGCCCGACGCGTTCGTGGTGCTGGACGCGCTGCCGCTGACCCCGAGCGGCAAGCTGGACCGGGCCGCCCTGCCCGCCCCCGAGGTGGAGCGCGCCCCCGCCCGGGCCCCGCGCGACGCCCGCGAACAGCTGCTGTGCGACATCGTCGGCGGCGTCCTGGGCCTCGCCGGCGTCGGCGTCGACGACGACTTCTTCGCGCTCGGCGGCGACAGCATCCTGTCCATCGCGGTGTCCAGCCGGGCCCGCGCCGCCGGCCTCGAGGTCAGCCCACGCGACGTCTTCGCGCACCGCACGCCGGCCGCGCTCGCCGCGGCCGCCACGGTCGGCACCGCCGCACCGGCCGCCGCGGACGCGCCGCTGGTCACCCTCACCCCGGAGGAGACCGACCGGGTACGCCGGGCCAGCCCGGTGCCGGTCGCGGACGTGTGGCCGCTGTCCCCGCTGCAGGAGGGGCTGTACTTCCACGCCAGCTACGACGCCGGGGCGATCGACGTCTACACCGCGCAGGCCGCGTTCGAGTTCACCCGCGGGGTCGACGCCGAACGGCTGCGGGCCGCCTGTGCCGCGCTGCTGGCCGGCAACCCGAGCGTGCGGGCCGGCTTCACCAGCGACGGCCTGCGGGCACCGGTGCAGTTCATCGGGGCGGCCGTCGACGTACCACTGTCCGAAGTGGACCTGTCCGGTCTGCCGGACGCCGAGCGGGACGCCCGCCTCGGCGAGCTGCTGGCCGCCGACCGGACCCGGCGCTTCGACCTCGCCCACCCGCCGCTGTTCCGGCTGCTGCTGGTACGCCTCGGCGGCGGCCGCGACCGGCTCGTGCTCACCCACCACGTGCTGCTGTGGGACGGCTGGTCCGCGTCCGTGTTCCTGGAGCAACTGCTGTCCGGGTACGGCGGGGACACCCCGGCCCCGGGCGGGTCGTACCGGGACTACCTGGCGTGGCTGGCCACGCGGGACGCGGACGAGTCGGCGCGGGCCTGGCGGGACGCGCTCGCCGGGCTGACCGAGCCCACCCTGGTCGGCCCGACCGCTGATCGTGGACTCAGGCCGACGCTGCCCGAGCGCCGCCGCGTCGAACTGCCCGACGGGGTCAGCGAGCGGCTGCGCGCGGTGGCCCGCGAGCACGGCGTCACCCTCAACACCGTGCTCAACGCCGCCTGGGCGCTGGTGCTGTCCAACCTGGTCGGCCGGGACGACGTGGTGTTCGGCGTGACGGTGGCGGGGCGTACCGCGCCGATCCCGGACATCGAACGGGCGATCGGGCTCTTCCTCAACACCGTGCCGGTGCGGGTCGCGCTCGACCCCCGCGAGTCGGTCGGGGACCTGCTGCGCCGGATCCAGGCCGAGCGGACCGCGCTCATGCCGTACGAGCACGTCGGGCTCGGCGCGATCCAGCGGGAGACCGGGCACACCCAGCTCTTCGACACGCTCTTCGCGCTGCAGAACGTGGGCGGCGAAGACCAGTTGACGGCGCTGCGCGAGCGGCACGGCGTCGAGCAGGTGGACAGCGTGGACGCCACCCACTTCCCGCTCGCCCTGGTGGTCACGCCGGCCGAGCGGCTGCGCGTCATGCTCGCGTACCGGCCGGACGTGGTCGAGCCGGCCCGCGCCGCCGCGGTGCTCGACCGCTTCGCCGCGGTGCTGGAGCGGCTCGGTGCCGCCGGCGGGGACCTGGACGCGCCGGTGGGCCGGCTCGACGTGTTGCCGCACGGCGAGCCGGCCCGCCTGGCGGCCGAGTGGGACGCGACCCGGCACCCCGTACCGGACGACACCGTCGCGGACCTGCTGGCCGCCCAGGCGGCCCGTACGCCGGACGACGTGGCGCTGGTCTTCGCCGCTGAGTCCTCCGGGACACCCGAACCCGAGGCGGTCACCTACGCCGACCTGGACGCGCGCATCAACCGCCTGGCCCGGCTGCTCATCGCCCGCGGCGCCGGGCCGGAACGGGTGGTGGCGCTCGCGCTGCCGCGGTCGACCGACATGGTCGTCGCGCTGTTCGCCGTGCTGCGCACCGGCGCCGCGTACCTGCCGCTGGAGCTGGACCACCCGGCCGAGCGGCTGGCGCTCATGCTGGACGACGCCGCGCCGGTCTGCGTGCTGTCCACAGTGGCCGTCGCGGCGACGTTGCCGGGGGAGTGCGTCGCCCTCGACGAGCCCGCCGTGGCCGCCGAGCTGGCCGGGCTGGACGGGAGCCCGGTCGGGCGCCGGTTCGACCAGCGGCACCCCGCGTACGTCATCTACACCTCCGGCTCCACCGGCCGGCCCAAGGGCGTCGTCACGCCGTACCGCGGGCTCACCAACATGCAGCTCAACCACCGCGAGGCCATCTTCGCCCCGGCGATCGCGGCGGCCGGCGGGCGCCGGCTGCGCATCGCGCACACCGTGTCGTTCGCGTTCGACATGTCCTGGGAGGAGCTGCTCTGGCTCGTCGAGGGGCACGAGGTGCACGTGTGCGACGAGGAGCTGCGCCGCGACGCCGAGGCGCTCGTCGCGTACTGCGAGCGGCACCGGATCGACGTCGTCAACGTCACCCCGACGTACGCCCAGCACCTGATCGAGGAGGGGCTGCTCGACGGCGCCCACCGCCCGCCCCTCGTGCTGCTCGGCGGCGAGGCGGTCTCCGACGCGGTGTGGAACAGGCTGCGGGACACCGACGGCACGTTCGGCTACAACCTGTACGGGCCGACCGAGTACACCATCAACACGCTCGGCGGCGGCACCCACGAGAGCGCCACGCCCACGGTCGGCCGCCCGATCTGGAACACCCGGGCGTACATCCTGGACACCTGGCTGCGGCCGGTGCCGGACGGCACCCCCGGGGAGCTGTACATCAGCGGCGCCGGGCTGGCCCGCGGCTACCTCAACGCGCCCGGACTGAGCGCGGCCCGGTTCGTCGCCGATCCGTCCCTCCCGGGTGGACGGATGTACCGCACCGGCGATCTGGTGCGCCGCCGCCCCGATGGAAATCTCGACTTTCTCGGCCGCACCGACGACCAGGTCAAGATCCGCGGATACCGGATCGAGCTGGGCGAGATCGAGTCGGTGCTCGGCGCGCACCCGCGGGTCGCCCAGGCCGCGGTCGTCGCCCGCGACGGGCGCCTGTCCGGGTACGTCGTGCCGGCCACGCCCACGGACGGCGACCGCGCGGAGGCCGAGCGCGCGCAGGTCGGTGAGTGGCAACAGATCTACGACGCCGAGTACGCCGAGATCGGCACCGCGGTGTCCAAGGAGGACTTCTCCGGCTGGGACAGCAGCTACGACGGCCAGCCGATCCCGCTGGACGAGATGCGGGAGTGGCGGGACACCACGGTGGCCCGGATCCGCGAACTGCACCCCGGCGGGTGCTGGAGATCGGCGTGGGCAGCGGCCTGCTGCTGTCCCGCCTGGCGCCGGACTGCGACGCGTACTGGGGCACCGACCTGGCCCCGTCGGTGA
- a CDS encoding amino acid adenylation domain-containing protein, with protein MLEIGVGSGLLLSRLAPDCDAYWGTDLAPSVIEQLRADVAAVPELAGRVELRCQPADDLDGLPRGFFDTVVVNSVIQYFPGADYLTRVLTGALDLVGPDGAVFVGDVRNLRLAGHFHAAVAAARAGGDTRRVAALEKELLVDPDYFATLAPAAVRVRRGRAHNELTRYRYDAVLRRSAPAVDAAPTTLDAVTGPAARVTGIPNARLVDGGVEPEDLYALGERLGYQVHVAWSAADDGSLDAYFLRDGALPFAPVRPAGRRPLTNDPAAARGTGALVRELREHLKRHLPDYMVPPALVTLDRLPLTVNGKLDVRALPAAEPAAARGPSRAPATPHEEVLCGLFAEVLGLDRVGVDDNFFDLGGHSLLATRLVSRARTALGAELAIRDLFEAPTVAELAGRAGTSGSRLPLVRLERPDEIPASYAQQRLWVLDQLDGAASAAYNFPIVMRVRGDLDVDALRAALGDVVDRHEALRTVFAERDGRPVQRVLPAGSAYPIVDVAPDGDVAAAVRRPFDLATELPLRVTVVPDGPGEHVVAILLHHITTDEWSDGPFLRDLATAYAARRAGHRPEWTPLPMQYADFTLWQRALLGEESDPDSLAAKQLDFWRGALAGVPERIDLPTDRPAHAAAGGAGAALSIALDPAAAQGLRRLAHQSGASMFMLAHAAVAALLHRLGAGTDIPLGAPIAGRTDEALDDLVGFFVNTLVLRTDLTGDPSFAELVARVRGADLAAFSHQDVPFEAVVKALNPDRSLASNPLFQVMVVYRNRSAADFALAGLAVTPEPVETGTARFDLVFGFVESDVDGGLSVLLEYRTDLFDRDTVVRLGERLNRLVAAAVADPESPVSRLDVLGADERQQVLAGFNATDREVPEEALPALFARQVAARPDAVAVVDGDREVSYRELDELADRVAGLLARRGVRAEDVVGIEMPRSVRMVAAVLGTLKLGAAYLPLDTMHPADRLAYMVADAGARVVLRAGDLADLPPSAPPTVDVRLDQAAYVIYTSGSTGRPKGVAVPHDGIASLVATAVDRMGVSADSHVLHFASVGFDVAVFELAMALCTGARLVLVPDEARVPDKVLTDLLDEQGITHMILPPSLVSALPPECPLPAGAVLLVGTETVPPDLIGRWAGHLRLFAAYGLTEATVNSTLWAAEPGWTGAVPIGRPDPNTRVYVLDAALRPVPPGVVGELYVAGRGLARGYLGQPGLTASRFVADPFGAGRMYRTGDRARWRADGTVDFLGRVDDQVKIRGFRVELGEVEAALASHPGVGQAAVVPHRTGTLTRLVGYAVPEGNPVDGAELRAHVAALLPDYMVPATVLVLDGPLPLTPNGKLNRKALPAPVFAATGARPRDPREEALCRLFAGVLNVPEVGVDDDFFALGGDSIVAIQLVRRARAAGLSVTPRDVLQHRTVAGLAAVASVAADVVSDVDGTGTVPLTPILRWVREGGGSLDGYNQSVLVQVPAGLGADRLAAALRAVVDRHDMLRARLVGDALEVPPPGSVAVPVRHVRVDGADLRDTIAAQARAAQERLDPAAGVLVQAVWFDAGPRPGRLLLVVHHYVVDWVSWAILLPDLAAAWRDGTDPAPVPTSFRRWSRLLTERAVDPAREAELPLWTRILDGGDPLPVERPLDPSRDVAAAARQLTVDLPPDVTAPLLTQDVDEVFLTALALAVARWRGDGAVLVAREGHGRQEHVAGGVDLSRTVGWFTGLYPVCLDPGPVDLAEAFAGGPAAGQALARVRAHLRSIPDHGLGYGLLRHLNPRTAPELSAYGVPPIEFNYLGRFDLPEATDWAFAPEADALDIGVDPDMPQRYVLSINAHTEDRPEGPRLRATWIWPSGVLAEPAVRYVAETWLRALSGLVRHLKETP; from the coding sequence GTGCTGGAGATCGGCGTGGGCAGCGGCCTGCTGCTGTCCCGCCTGGCGCCGGACTGCGACGCGTACTGGGGCACCGACCTGGCCCCGTCGGTGATCGAGCAGCTGCGCGCCGACGTCGCCGCCGTGCCGGAGCTGGCCGGCCGGGTGGAGCTGCGCTGCCAGCCGGCGGACGACCTCGACGGGCTGCCGCGCGGCTTCTTCGACACGGTCGTCGTCAACTCGGTCATCCAGTACTTCCCGGGCGCCGACTACCTGACCCGGGTGCTGACCGGCGCCCTGGACCTGGTCGGGCCGGACGGCGCGGTCTTCGTCGGGGACGTGCGCAACCTGCGCCTCGCCGGGCACTTCCACGCGGCCGTCGCGGCGGCCCGGGCCGGCGGCGACACCCGGCGGGTCGCCGCCCTGGAGAAGGAACTGCTGGTCGACCCGGACTACTTCGCCACCCTCGCCCCGGCGGCGGTCCGGGTGCGCCGCGGCCGGGCGCACAACGAGCTGACACGCTACCGCTACGACGCCGTGCTCAGGCGCTCGGCCCCCGCGGTCGACGCGGCACCGACCACACTGGACGCCGTCACCGGGCCAGCCGCCCGGGTCACCGGCATCCCCAACGCCCGCCTGGTGGACGGGGGTGTGGAGCCCGAGGACCTGTACGCGCTCGGCGAGCGGCTCGGCTACCAGGTGCACGTCGCGTGGTCGGCGGCCGACGATGGCAGCCTCGACGCGTACTTCCTGCGGGACGGCGCGCTGCCGTTCGCGCCGGTACGCCCGGCCGGCCGCCGCCCGCTCACCAACGACCCGGCGGCCGCGCGCGGCACCGGCGCGCTGGTGCGGGAACTGCGCGAGCACCTCAAGCGCCACCTGCCGGACTACATGGTGCCGCCGGCGCTGGTCACGCTCGACCGGCTGCCGCTGACCGTCAACGGCAAGCTGGACGTGCGGGCGCTCCCGGCCGCCGAGCCGGCCGCCGCGCGGGGGCCGAGCCGGGCGCCGGCCACCCCGCACGAAGAAGTCCTGTGTGGACTCTTCGCCGAGGTGCTGGGCCTGGACCGGGTCGGCGTCGACGACAACTTCTTCGACCTCGGCGGGCACTCGCTGCTCGCCACCCGCCTGGTCAGCCGGGCCCGTACGGCGCTGGGCGCCGAGCTGGCCATCCGCGACCTCTTCGAGGCGCCCACCGTGGCGGAGCTGGCCGGTCGGGCCGGCACCAGCGGCAGCCGCCTGCCGCTGGTCCGCCTGGAGCGGCCGGACGAGATCCCCGCCTCGTACGCCCAGCAGCGCCTGTGGGTGCTCGACCAGCTCGACGGGGCGGCGTCGGCGGCGTACAACTTCCCGATCGTCATGCGGGTCCGCGGCGACCTCGACGTGGACGCGCTGCGGGCCGCGCTCGGCGACGTGGTCGACCGGCACGAGGCGCTGCGCACCGTCTTCGCCGAGCGGGACGGCCGGCCGGTCCAGCGGGTCCTGCCCGCCGGCTCGGCGTACCCGATCGTGGACGTCGCCCCGGACGGTGACGTCGCCGCGGCGGTCCGGCGCCCCTTCGACCTCGCGACCGAGCTGCCGCTGCGCGTCACGGTGGTCCCGGACGGGCCCGGCGAGCACGTGGTGGCGATCCTGCTGCACCACATCACCACCGACGAGTGGTCGGACGGACCGTTCCTGCGCGACCTTGCCACCGCGTACGCGGCCCGGCGCGCCGGCCACCGTCCGGAGTGGACGCCGCTGCCGATGCAGTACGCGGACTTCACGCTGTGGCAGCGGGCGTTGCTGGGCGAGGAGTCCGATCCGGACAGTCTCGCGGCCAAGCAGCTGGACTTCTGGCGCGGCGCGCTGGCCGGTGTCCCGGAGCGGATCGACCTGCCCACCGACCGGCCGGCGCACGCCGCGGCGGGCGGTGCCGGCGCGGCGCTGAGCATCGCGCTGGACCCGGCGGCGGCCCAGGGCCTGCGCCGCCTCGCCCACCAGAGCGGGGCGAGCATGTTCATGCTGGCCCACGCGGCGGTCGCCGCGCTGCTGCACCGGCTCGGCGCGGGCACCGACATCCCGCTCGGCGCGCCGATCGCGGGCCGGACCGACGAGGCGCTCGACGACCTGGTGGGCTTCTTCGTCAACACGCTCGTGCTGCGCACCGACCTGACCGGGGACCCGAGCTTCGCGGAGCTGGTCGCCCGGGTGCGCGGGGCCGACCTGGCCGCGTTCTCGCACCAGGACGTGCCGTTCGAGGCGGTGGTGAAGGCGCTCAACCCGGACCGGTCGCTGGCCAGCAACCCGCTCTTCCAGGTGATGGTGGTGTACCGCAACCGGTCGGCGGCCGACTTCGCGCTCGCCGGGCTGGCGGTCACACCGGAGCCGGTGGAGACCGGGACGGCCCGGTTCGACCTGGTGTTCGGGTTCGTCGAGTCCGACGTGGACGGTGGGCTGAGCGTCCTGCTGGAGTACCGCACCGACCTGTTCGACCGGGACACCGTGGTACGCCTCGGCGAGCGGCTGAACCGGCTCGTCGCCGCGGCCGTCGCCGACCCTGAGTCGCCGGTCAGCCGGCTGGACGTGCTGGGCGCGGACGAACGGCAGCAGGTGCTGGCCGGCTTCAACGCCACCGACCGGGAGGTGCCGGAGGAGGCGCTGCCGGCGCTGTTCGCCCGCCAGGTGGCCGCCCGCCCGGACGCGGTGGCCGTGGTCGACGGGGACCGGGAGGTGTCGTACCGGGAGCTGGACGAGCTGGCCGACCGGGTCGCCGGGCTGCTCGCCCGCCGCGGCGTACGCGCCGAGGACGTGGTCGGGATCGAGATGCCCCGCTCGGTGCGGATGGTCGCGGCGGTGCTCGGCACGCTGAAGCTGGGCGCCGCCTACCTGCCGCTGGACACCATGCACCCGGCCGACCGGCTGGCGTACATGGTGGCCGACGCCGGGGCGCGGGTGGTGCTCCGCGCCGGCGACCTCGCCGATCTGCCGCCGTCCGCACCGCCCACCGTGGACGTCCGGCTCGACCAGGCCGCGTACGTCATCTATACCTCCGGCTCGACCGGACGGCCCAAGGGCGTCGCCGTCCCGCACGACGGCATCGCCAGCCTGGTCGCCACCGCGGTCGACCGGATGGGGGTGAGCGCCGACAGCCACGTGCTGCACTTCGCCTCGGTCGGCTTCGACGTGGCCGTGTTCGAGCTGGCGATGGCGCTGTGCACGGGCGCCCGGCTGGTGCTGGTGCCCGACGAGGCGCGGGTGCCGGACAAGGTGCTGACCGACCTGCTCGACGAGCAGGGCATCACCCACATGATCCTGCCGCCGTCGCTGGTGTCCGCGCTGCCGCCGGAGTGCCCGCTGCCGGCGGGCGCGGTGCTGCTGGTCGGCACGGAGACCGTCCCGCCGGACCTGATCGGCCGCTGGGCCGGCCACCTGCGCCTGTTCGCGGCGTACGGGCTGACCGAGGCGACAGTCAACTCCACGCTGTGGGCGGCCGAGCCCGGCTGGACCGGCGCCGTCCCCATCGGACGCCCGGACCCCAACACCCGCGTGTACGTCCTGGACGCCGCCCTGCGCCCGGTGCCGCCCGGCGTGGTGGGGGAGCTGTACGTCGCCGGCCGCGGCCTGGCCCGCGGCTACCTGGGCCAGCCCGGCCTGACCGCGTCCCGCTTCGTCGCCGACCCGTTCGGGGCGGGGCGGATGTACCGCACCGGTGACCGGGCCCGCTGGCGCGCCGATGGGACGGTGGACTTCCTCGGCCGGGTCGACGACCAGGTGAAGATCCGCGGTTTCCGGGTCGAGCTCGGCGAGGTCGAGGCCGCCCTGGCGAGCCACCCGGGCGTCGGCCAGGCGGCCGTCGTGCCGCACCGCACCGGCACGCTCACCCGCCTCGTCGGGTACGCCGTACCGGAGGGCAACCCGGTCGACGGCGCCGAACTGCGCGCGCACGTGGCCGCCCTCCTGCCGGACTACATGGTCCCCGCGACGGTGCTGGTGCTGGACGGGCCGCTGCCGCTCACCCCGAACGGCAAGCTGAACCGCAAGGCGCTGCCGGCGCCGGTGTTCGCCGCCACCGGCGCCCGCCCCCGCGACCCGCGCGAGGAGGCGCTCTGCCGCCTGTTCGCCGGGGTCCTCAACGTGCCCGAGGTGGGCGTCGACGACGACTTCTTCGCGCTCGGCGGGGACAGCATCGTGGCGATCCAGCTGGTCCGCCGGGCCCGCGCGGCCGGGCTGTCCGTCACGCCCCGGGACGTGCTCCAGCACCGTACGGTGGCGGGCCTCGCGGCGGTGGCCTCCGTGGCCGCCGACGTGGTGTCCGATGTGGACGGCACCGGGACCGTCCCGCTCACCCCGATCCTGCGCTGGGTACGCGAGGGCGGCGGCTCGCTCGACGGCTACAACCAGTCGGTGCTGGTCCAGGTGCCGGCCGGGCTGGGCGCCGACCGGCTGGCGGCGGCGCTGCGCGCCGTAGTGGACCGGCACGACATGCTGCGCGCCCGGCTGGTCGGGGACGCCCTGGAGGTGCCGCCGCCCGGGTCGGTGGCCGTGCCGGTACGGCACGTCCGGGTCGACGGCGCGGACCTCCGGGACACCATCGCGGCGCAGGCCCGCGCCGCCCAGGAACGGCTGGACCCCGCGGCCGGCGTGCTCGTGCAGGCGGTGTGGTTCGACGCCGGCCCGCGCCCGGGGCGCCTGCTGCTGGTCGTGCACCACTACGTCGTGGACTGGGTCTCCTGGGCGATCCTGCTGCCCGACCTGGCAGCAGCCTGGCGCGACGGCACCGACCCGGCGCCGGTGCCGACGTCGTTCCGGCGCTGGTCCCGGCTGCTGACCGAGCGCGCGGTCGACCCGGCCCGGGAGGCCGAACTGCCACTGTGGACCCGGATCCTCGACGGCGGCGACCCGCTGCCCGTGGAGCGCCCGCTCGACCCGTCGCGCGACGTGGCCGCCGCCGCCCGGCAGCTCACCGTCGACCTGCCCCCGGACGTGACCGCGCCGCTGCTGACCCAGGACGTCGACGAGGTCTTCCTGACCGCGCTGGCGCTCGCCGTCGCGCGGTGGCGGGGCGACGGTGCCGTACTCGTGGCGCGCGAAGGCCACGGCCGGCAGGAGCACGTGGCCGGCGGCGTCGACCTGTCCCGCACGGTCGGCTGGTTCACCGGCCTCTACCCGGTGTGCCTCGACCCCGGCCCGGTCGACCTCGCCGAGGCGTTCGCCGGCGGGCCGGCCGCCGGGCAGGCGCTCGCCCGGGTCCGCGCCCACCTGCGGTCCATCCCGGACCACGGCCTCGGGTACGGCCTGCTGCGCCACCTCAACCCGCGCACCGCGCCGGAGCTTTCGGCGTACGGGGTGCCGCCGATCGAGTTCAACTACCTCGGCCGGTTCGACCTGCCCGAGGCGACCGACTGGGCGTTCGCCCCCGAGGCCGACGCGCTCGACATCGGCGTGGACCCGGACATGCCGCAGCGGTACGTCCTGTCCATCAACGCGCACACCGAGGACCGCCCCGAGGGCCCACGCCTGCGGGCCACCTGGATCTGGCCGTCCGGCGTGCTGGCCGAGCCGGCCGTGCGGTACGTCGCCGAGACCTGGCTGCGCGCCCTGTCCGGCCTGGTACGACACCTGAAGGAGACCCCGTGA
- a CDS encoding MbtH family protein, translated as MTNPFEDPDGRYFVLVNDEDQHSLWPSFVAVPAGWTAVFGEDSRDACLAYVETHWTDLRPRSLREAMAD; from the coding sequence GTGACCAACCCGTTCGAAGACCCCGACGGCCGGTACTTCGTGCTCGTCAACGACGAGGACCAGCACTCGCTGTGGCCATCGTTCGTGGCGGTCCCGGCCGGCTGGACCGCCGTGTTCGGCGAGGACTCCCGGGACGCCTGCCTGGCGTACGTGGAGACGCACTGGACCGACCTGCGCCCGCGCAGCCTGCGCGAGGCGATGGCCGATTGA